A single Silvibacterium dinghuense DNA region contains:
- a CDS encoding S53 family peptidase, giving the protein MHLPRHIAAPSNAASSGQTMAASQTMGLTISLPIRNKQELQTLLQQQQNPSSPQYHKYLTPAEFTARFGPTQADYDKLIAYVKAQGMTVTRTHTTRMVLNVTAPVSSVNKTFAVTMRQYQHPTENRTFFAPNIEPTVDASEPIVDVHGLTNYELPHNYLVKASHAAQSYTTGSGTGGSFLGSDMRAAYASGVTLDGTGQSVGLVELGPYNISDVQNYFSTIGQPLDVPIFNVLLGVDGICSGLPSTGGCDDGEEVIDMEQAISMAPHLSALIVYVTNGPDTDAQTAFAQAAEDDAAKQISLSFGWGGTPETEPGYEQVFMELLAQGQNVFVSSGDSGAAVGTVGYPGNSTYITAVGGTDLTTTGPGGAWSSESGWVGSGGGWNPASAIPSYQTPVINAQNQGSTQYRNIPDVSMEANTDNYYCANGSCQTGIGGTSLSAPRWAGFLALANEQSNGIPIGSLNPQVYAIGQTSNYTNLFHDITTGNDFNSSSPDMFSAVAGYDLVTGWGTPNGQATLNVIGPASTSSPNFTLTASANSIPLTAGESGSTTITVTPTNGFTGAVTLTAKVIGGSYGPAGVTATLGQSSITTSGSTTLDVATTSATPGGNLLVVVTGSAQGITQTAYITLALPDFGLTMTPTTLYLNQKDYTTATVTAAPENGFTGKVKFAYNGSLPTGVDAGFLPNTKSDTATLALLAGPMALTGVNNPVAISATSGSLTQQYSSAALEVSAALGKWGAGTPVDLTSAYNAYAAFSDGTTFTTQGGLGGYAYSANQLSTARVLNGVQFNFGKANTENGVAGAGQTIALPKGKFSTLQLLATGIDGNQTNQALTVTYTDGTTQSFTQSFSDWYSPSSNLGEGEAIASQHRNEENGTEDTRQFNLYGYAFLLNSSKEVQSVTLPNNSDVIVLAATLVSPDLGTQVNLASAFNATGIYTDGSTFSASGGIDGGGAAYSANLLGDQTGSRSFIANGIAYTIAAANQPNVVYGAGSAIALPSGKYDQIRILGTGVQGDQTAQTVTITYTDGTQSKKTLSRTLTQSFSDWYTPAHYQNESEVYAMAYRDYNDGSQDDDTFNLYQYILPLDGSKTVQSIELPNNRDVIALAMTLVKSGFRPWQNGAGQGGW; this is encoded by the coding sequence GTGCATCTGCCAAGACACATTGCCGCACCGTCCAACGCTGCATCGTCCGGCCAGACCATGGCGGCGAGCCAGACGATGGGGCTCACCATTTCCCTCCCCATACGCAACAAGCAGGAGCTGCAGACACTGCTCCAGCAGCAGCAGAATCCCTCCAGCCCGCAGTATCACAAGTACCTCACCCCGGCGGAGTTCACCGCGCGCTTCGGCCCCACGCAGGCGGACTACGACAAACTCATCGCCTACGTGAAGGCGCAGGGCATGACGGTAACGCGCACGCACACCACGCGCATGGTGCTGAATGTGACCGCGCCCGTCTCCTCGGTAAACAAGACCTTCGCAGTGACCATGCGGCAGTATCAGCATCCGACGGAGAACCGGACCTTCTTCGCTCCGAACATAGAGCCGACGGTCGATGCCAGCGAGCCGATCGTGGATGTGCACGGACTGACGAACTATGAGCTTCCCCATAACTACCTGGTGAAAGCCAGCCATGCCGCGCAGTCTTACACCACAGGCTCCGGCACAGGCGGCTCCTTCCTGGGCAGCGACATGCGCGCCGCCTATGCCTCCGGCGTGACGCTGGATGGCACCGGCCAGTCCGTCGGACTGGTCGAGCTTGGGCCCTACAACATCAGCGATGTGCAGAACTACTTCAGCACCATCGGCCAGCCTCTCGATGTGCCGATCTTCAACGTTCTGCTGGGCGTGGACGGCATCTGCTCAGGGCTGCCCTCCACCGGCGGCTGCGACGACGGCGAAGAGGTCATCGACATGGAGCAGGCGATCTCCATGGCGCCGCATCTCTCCGCGCTGATCGTCTATGTGACGAACGGACCGGACACCGATGCGCAGACGGCCTTCGCGCAGGCCGCAGAGGATGACGCGGCCAAGCAGATCAGCCTTTCCTTCGGCTGGGGCGGCACACCGGAGACGGAACCGGGCTACGAGCAGGTGTTCATGGAGCTGCTCGCACAGGGACAGAATGTCTTTGTCTCCTCGGGCGACAGCGGCGCTGCGGTCGGTACGGTCGGCTATCCCGGCAACAGCACCTACATCACCGCAGTAGGCGGCACGGACCTCACCACAACCGGGCCCGGCGGCGCATGGTCATCGGAGTCCGGCTGGGTGGGCAGCGGCGGCGGATGGAATCCGGCCTCGGCAATCCCCAGCTACCAGACCCCGGTGATCAATGCGCAGAACCAGGGCTCAACGCAGTACCGGAATATTCCTGACGTGTCGATGGAAGCCAACACCGACAACTACTACTGCGCGAATGGCAGCTGCCAGACGGGCATCGGTGGCACCAGCCTTTCGGCTCCGCGCTGGGCGGGCTTTCTGGCCCTGGCCAATGAGCAGTCGAACGGAATCCCCATCGGCTCTCTGAATCCGCAGGTCTACGCGATCGGACAGACCTCGAACTACACCAACCTCTTCCACGACATCACAACCGGCAACGACTTCAACTCGAGCAGCCCGGACATGTTCTCGGCGGTAGCAGGCTATGACCTGGTGACTGGCTGGGGCACGCCAAACGGACAGGCGACTCTGAACGTGATTGGGCCGGCTTCGACAAGCAGCCCGAACTTCACCCTGACCGCCTCGGCAAACTCCATTCCGCTGACTGCAGGAGAAAGCGGTTCGACGACGATTACCGTGACTCCGACAAACGGCTTCACCGGCGCAGTCACGCTCACTGCGAAGGTCATCGGCGGATCGTACGGACCTGCCGGCGTAACCGCGACGCTGGGTCAGTCCTCCATCACCACTTCCGGCTCCACAACGCTCGACGTGGCGACCACCAGCGCCACGCCCGGCGGCAATCTGCTGGTCGTCGTAACCGGCAGCGCCCAGGGAATCACGCAGACGGCATACATCACGCTGGCCCTGCCGGACTTCGGGCTGACGATGACACCGACCACTCTCTACCTGAACCAGAAGGACTACACGACGGCCACGGTAACCGCTGCACCGGAGAACGGCTTCACCGGAAAGGTGAAGTTCGCCTACAACGGCTCATTGCCGACGGGCGTGGATGCTGGATTCCTTCCGAACACGAAGTCGGACACCGCAACGCTGGCGCTGCTGGCCGGGCCAATGGCGCTGACAGGCGTCAACAATCCGGTCGCGATCAGCGCAACCTCGGGCAGCCTCACCCAGCAGTACTCCTCCGCAGCACTGGAGGTAAGTGCGGCGCTGGGCAAGTGGGGCGCGGGTACCCCTGTGGACCTGACGAGCGCGTACAACGCCTATGCCGCATTCAGCGACGGCACCACATTCACAACGCAGGGCGGACTGGGCGGCTATGCCTATTCGGCCAACCAGCTCTCCACGGCGCGCGTGCTGAATGGCGTGCAGTTCAACTTCGGCAAGGCGAACACCGAGAATGGCGTAGCCGGCGCAGGACAGACCATCGCACTGCCCAAGGGCAAGTTCTCGACCCTGCAACTGCTGGCCACCGGCATCGACGGCAACCAGACCAACCAGGCACTGACCGTGACCTACACGGACGGCACGACGCAGAGCTTCACGCAGAGCTTCAGCGACTGGTACTCGCCGTCGAGCAATCTCGGCGAAGGCGAAGCCATCGCCTCGCAGCATCGCAACGAGGAGAACGGAACCGAAGACACAAGGCAGTTCAACCTTTACGGCTATGCCTTCCTGCTCAACAGCTCCAAGGAAGTGCAGAGCGTGACCCTGCCGAATAACAGCGACGTGATCGTGCTGGCAGCAACCCTGGTGAGCCCGGATCTCGGGACGCAGGTGAACCTCGCCAGCGCCTTCAACGCCACCGGCATCTACACGGACGGTTCGACGTTCTCCGCCTCGGGTGGTATCGATGGTGGTGGCGCGGCCTATTCGGCAAACCTGCTGGGCGACCAGACCGGCTCGCGCAGCTTCATCGCCAACGGCATCGCGTACACCATCGCAGCGGCCAACCAGCCGAACGTGGTCTACGGTGCAGGCTCGGCGATTGCACTGCCGAGCGGGAAGTACGATCAGATCCGCATCCTCGGCACCGGCGTGCAGGGAGACCAGACCGCGCAGACCGTGACCATCACCTACACCGACGGAACCCAGTCAAAGAAAACTCTGAGCCGTACTCTGACGCAGAGCTTCAGCGACTGGTACACACCCGCCCACTACCAGAACGAGTCCGAGGTGTACGCGATGGCCTATCGTGATTACAACGATGGCTCGCAGGACGACGACACCTTCAACCTCTACCAGTACATCCTGCCGCTCGACGGCTCGAAGACCGTGCAGTCGATCGAGCTGCCGAATAACCGGGATGTCATCGCGTTGGCCATGACGCTCGTAAAGAGCGGCTTCCGCCCATGGCAGAACGGAGCAGGACAAGGAGGCTGGTAA